Genomic DNA from Nomascus leucogenys isolate Asia chromosome 10, Asia_NLE_v1, whole genome shotgun sequence:
CTCATCCTCTTCTCTCCTAGATGCATCATGTCACCCAGTCCTGGTGATTTCACTCTAAATTTTTCTCACCTTTCCCTCTCTGTTCATCAACTTTTCCTGCGTCACCCCCAGGTGACGGCCCCTGTCCCCTCCATGGCTCCCCGAGGCCGGCCTCAGCCTGTCCATGCCACTGCTGCCTGCTCCCTTCCTGACCCCAGGGACTTGTGATTTGCAAAAGGACAACCATGACCATTGTACCTTCCACAGTTTTTAAACTGTAttcaaaaattttcatttaacatCTCATTGTaagatgaaatctttttttttttttttttttcttagagccCTTCCCCTGTTTATCTTCAGATAGAATCAGACCCGTGCACCTCTCTTTGGTCTGGACATGCCCATTTTCCCAGCCACATCCTGTCCCTGTGACCTTGGGCTCACCCATCTCTACATTCCTCCAGGTTCTTTCACTTTCTCAAACACTCCATATGCCGCTCAATATGGTGGGCCTTCTCACATgctgattttgaaaaaaataattcattttaaaaatcaccaatgaggctgggcgcagtggctcacgtctgtaatcccagcatttcgggaggccgaggggggcggatcacttgaggtcgggagtttgagaccagcctggccaacatgggggaaaccccatctctactaaaaatacaaaaattagctgggcatggtggtgtgcacctgtaatcccagctacttaggaggctgaggcaggagaattgcttgaacctgggaggcggaggttgcagtgagctgagatcatgccactgcactccagcctggccgacagagcaagactctgtcagtTCACAGCTGCAGATTTGGACAATTCTTCGATCAATATCTGTCCTCCCTTCTGGATGTCCACCTCCAAAGGGCAGACATCCTGTGTGTGTTTCTCACATTTGTGAAATTAGCAGCCCATGAGAAACGTCTTTAAATAGATTGATAAGTAACTGAGATAcggttaaaagaaagaaaaatgaacaaatgggcgGGTTtggggagatgctggtcaaaggaTAGAAAATTTCGTCTAGACAGGAAGAGTAAGTTCAGGATTGTGCAACATGATGACTAGAGTTAATCACAATGTATCGTATGCTTGAAAATGGCTAAGAGggcagattttaaatgttctcaccacaaccATTAACTAGGCAAAGTGAGgttatattaattagcttgattcagcgattccacagtgtatacccatatcaaaatatcacgtTGTGCACCTTAAACATATGCAGTTTTAATTTGTCAATAATAAGGAATGATTGAAGTCGCGATGAGTGAATTGAAGCCCTGCCAGCTCTCTGCCCTGCTCAGGGATTTTGCTAATTTTGACACAACCTTCCTGTTTCAGGGCTTCAAACCCGCCCTTCCTCCTCCACCCCAAGCCCAGTTGAGATAAATGGGGTTTTTCAAGAGCTTTAAtaacaaggaaatgcaaattaggcTGAGAAGAAAGTAGAAACTATAAGGAAAACCCAGAGGTGGTGTCTCCACAGAGACCTGCATTAGCAGCGGGGACCTGTCACGGGCTGGGCATCCGCTGTGAGCAGATCAGGGCTGGGGGGCTTCACCCTCGCCCCATCGGACCCACACAGGAGCCTGGGAACCCTCGTGCCACACTCAGTCCCACCCGGGGACCGGCCAGTGCCCTTCAGGCCCCAGCACGAGCCATCTCCAGAGCCCTCGCTTCCCTGTCCCTTGTCCTTCACGAATGACCCTGTCATCCCCATCCtgtgcctccctcccaccctccgtCCCTCTGGAAAGTGGCCCTGGGCTCTGCAGCAGACATGAAGGGCCCCAGGCTGCTCCGACACTTCCCACGTGACCCTGAGCAAGACCCAAATTGTGAGCAAGTCTCAGGGTCCTTACTGTCAACTGGGAAAAGAACTCTGCAGCGATGAGGATCATATGCACGTAGAAGGTGCAGGAGGCGTGGGAATGTTCTAAGGTTGGGCTGTGGTCGTGGCTGCATAACTCTATAAAATTGCCAAAAACCCTGAAGTGTGATGCTAAAATGATGTGTGTGGCGTGGTGACTTCCTACCGTGGACGCTGAGATCCTTCTCTGCTTCCCTCCTAGGGGCCCTGCCCAGACCCTCCATCTTGGCCGAGCCAGGCACTGTGATCCCCCTGGGAAGCCATGTGACTTTCGTGTGCCGGGGCCCAGCTGGGGTTCAGACATTCCGCCTGGAGACGGAGAGTAGATCCAAGTACAGTGATACCAATAATGTGTCTCAAGCTAGTCCATCTGAGTCAGAGGCCAGATTCCACGTTGACTCAGTAAGTGAAGACAGTGCTGGGCGTTATTTCTGCCTCTATCTGAAGTCCTCCAGATGGTCTGGGCACAGTGACTTCCTGGAGCTGCAGGTGAAAGGTGAGGACGTCACCTGGGCCCTGCCCCAGTCTCAGCTCGACCCTCGAGCTTGTCCCCAGGTCCCTGGACCCTGTCCCAGCTGCTGTCCTCTCTCTGTGGCCACCCTTGCCCTCCTCCTGAACCCCAAgacctcccctccccctctccctctgcaCACAGGTTCCCTCGGCCTCACACCTGCTTAGGTCCCTGGAGCCCTGGTCTCCTCTGGACGCCACGGATGGCCTGGACACTCAGCCCCAGCATCCGGTGGGCTCAGAGCTGGCTCTGCTTggctgggtggggaggaggtTCCCAGAGATTGGGGGCAACCCCCCTACAAGGGGTTGAGTGTCTTTCCACACAGGATGGATGGTCCCACTTGTTATTCCTTTCCTCTGAGCCAGAATCTGCCCCAGGCAATGTGCTTCTCCTGGTGTGGTTCGTCTCCCACTGGGCAGAACACAGGGGCCATCCTGGTCCCTGACCAGGGCGGGACAGTGCTTTGGGAAAGCCTTTGGTTTGTGACCACACGCACCCCTGTGTGTGCTCAGCCCGAGATGTCCTGGAGTCAAAGTCCACTGGAGAGGCTCCATCCACCTTCATGTCCCCCCAGGACCTCAACGGTCCCCTGAGGTCAAGCAGAGCTTGTGGTGGGAGGAGCAGAGGGAGTGACCAGCCCCAGGGAGAATGGGGCAAGCAGTGCCTCCTGTCCCCTGCCCCGTTTTCTCAGGAGTCTCGGGACATTGTCTGGGATTGCGTGACGGCCATGCGGCCTTTGGATGGGGGCTCAGGGTGGAGGAGGGCAGGTTGGTTGGGACGGGTTCTAAATCCTTCTCCTGCCCCTGTTTACAGAAACCTCTGGAGATACGGACTCCCCCGACACAGAGCTCGGCTCAGCTGGTCGGTAGCAGGGTCCTCAGCTGAAGGGGATTACAGGGGGATCTGTGCTGGGCATGCAGCTCCGGGTTAGCAGGGTCCTCAGCCGGAAGGGATTACAGGGGATCTGTGCTGGGCATGCAGCTCCGGGTTAGCAGGGTCCTCAGCCGGAAGGGATTACAGGGGGATCTGTGCTGCGGATGCAGCTCCGGGTTAGCAGGGTCCTCAGCGGAGGGATTACAGGGGATCTGTGCTGGGCATGCAGCTCCGGGTTAGCAGGGTCCTCAGCCGGAAGGGATTACAGGGGGATCTGTGCTGCGGATGCAGCTCCAGGTTAGCAGGGTCCTCAGCTGGAGGGATTACGGGGGGATTTGTGCTGCGGATGCGGCTCCGGGTCCAGCCCTCTGCCCTGGGCTTGGAATCAAGGTCTAGGGAGGCCACGGGAAGGGACTGTCACCCGCTCAGCTCTGGGAGGTCGCTAATGCTCATAGAGACCATAGCAACAGTGGTATGGTGATTGCAGTCTCATTCCATGCCAGGAACTGTGGAATGCACTTAATGCCAGCGCCACTTAATGGGGGAGGCACTAGTCTGATCCTTTAACTCCTCCTCCTCTCTAATATGCAAAACATAAAGTTTCTTGCTTAAAGGCACAAGGCTATGAAGGGGCAGGGGCCGCCCACCCGGGCAGGCCCACCCCAGACTTCCGGGCTTGACCGAGCTCCAGGCTGCCCCCTTGTGGGCGTGGCCTCACCTTTCACCCCGCTCTGCACCTGATGGAGGGACTTAGAACTCACCTTCCAACCTGGGACACGCGGAGAGGGACGGGGATGCTCCTATTGGCTCTGTGGTCTCCGGGGGAAGCCTGAACAGTGGAGTGAGGTCCCCTAAGAGGAGGAGGGCGCCACAGGGAGGAGATGTAGCTGTGAACGGTGAGCAGGATGAAGCCATGAGGCTTCCCTTCCATCTGGCTCTGCCCTGGACTCTGTGTGATGGGAGTGAAGCTGCCCCAAGTCCCTGGGTCTCGAGTTGTCCATCTCTCCCTGTGATCTGTGACCAGAACCTCCCAGGGGAGGACACGGGGTCATAAGCCATCCGCGGACCCTTCCCCACCTGGGTTTCCATCACCAGAGTAGTCGTCCTTGGACCTAGACCCAGTGACTGCCTGTGAGGCTCGGGCTGTGAGCTCAGGCAGGTGGGAGCAGGGGCT
This window encodes:
- the LAIR1 gene encoding leukocyte-associated immunoglobulin-like receptor 1 isoform X3: MSPHPTALLGLVLCLAQTINTREGALPRPSILAEPGTVIPLGSHVTFVCRGPAGVQTFRLETESRSKYSDTNNVSQASPSESEARFHVDSVSEDSAGRYFCLYLKSSRWSGHSDFLELQVKGTVPGTEASGFDAP